Part of the Pedobacter roseus genome is shown below.
GATGCGCACCGCTCTCACGTTCCGGTAATTGCCATTGCATCAACCATCCCAACAGGCGAATTCGGTATGGACTTTTTTCAGGAAACCAATACCATTAAATTATTTGACGATTGCAGCTATTATAACCAGGTGGCCACCACTGCCGAGCAGGTACCAAGAATGTTTCAAACGGCTGTTCAGCATGCCATTCATAAAAAAGGTGTTGCCGTATTTGGTTTGCCGGGCGATGTGGCACAACTGGATGCGGTAGAAAGTGTTACATCGATGCAACTCTTCAACAATAAACCGGTAATCCGCCCATCTGATCTGGAATTAAATGAGCTGTCTACCTTACTCAACGGTGAAAAGAAAATTATGCTTTATTGTGGGATAGGCGCTGCCGATGCACATGATGAAGTGGTGGCGCTTGCTGCCAAATTAAAAGCGCCCGTTGGATTTTCTTTCCGTGGTAAAATGGGGATTCAGTATAATAATCCTTATGAAGTAGGCATGACGGGGCTTTTGGGCCAGCCATCTGGTTACCATGCCATGCACGAGGCCGATGTGGTACTTTTATTAGGGACAGATTTTCCTTATGTAAACTTCATGCCAGTAAAAAATAAGATCGTGCAGATTGACGAAAAACCGGAACGTTTGGGCAGAAGGGCGAAACTTACAATGGGTTTATGTGGAAGTATTAGTGATTCTATAAAAGCTTTATTACCACTCATCTCCGAAAAGAAAGATGATAGTTTCTTAAAATCTCAACTGGAATTTTATCAGAAAGTGAAAGAACAGCAACAGGTTTATGTTAAAGATCAGGGTGAAGAAAATAAAATCCAACCCGAATTTGTAGCCGAAACCATTAATCGTTTAGCAGCCAATGATGCCATTTTTACGGTAGATACGGGAATGTGCTGCGTTTGGGGAGCACGTTTTATCGACGGGACAGGTAAACGAAAAATGCTGGGATCATTTAACCATGGCTCTATGGCCAA
Proteins encoded:
- a CDS encoding thiamine pyrophosphate-dependent enzyme, with product MSKNVAEQLVEMLVEVGVKRVYAVTGDSLNYFNDAVRRNGKIKWIHVRNEEVGAFAAAAEAELDGIACCAGSCGPGHVHLINGLYDAHRSHVPVIAIASTIPTGEFGMDFFQETNTIKLFDDCSYYNQVATTAEQVPRMFQTAVQHAIHKKGVAVFGLPGDVAQLDAVESVTSMQLFNNKPVIRPSDLELNELSTLLNGEKKIMLYCGIGAADAHDEVVALAAKLKAPVGFSFRGKMGIQYNNPYEVGMTGLLGQPSGYHAMHEADVVLLLGTDFPYVNFMPVKNKIVQIDEKPERLGRRAKLTMGLCGSISDSIKALLPLISEKKDDSFLKSQLEFYQKVKEQQQVYVKDQGEENKIQPEFVAETINRLAANDAIFTVDTGMCCVWGARFIDGTGKRKMLGSFNHGSMANAMPMAIGAALAHPQQQVIALCGDGGLSMLLGDLATIKQYNLPIKLIVFNNRALGMVKLEMEVDGLPDNETDMINPDFALVAQAMGFKGITVSKPEEVETAISHALSEEGPVLLNIMTNPNALAMPPKIEWAQIKGMTESMAKLMLGGKMSEVLDTIKSNYKHLGEVL